In Pelodiscus sinensis isolate JC-2024 chromosome 2, ASM4963464v1, whole genome shotgun sequence, the following proteins share a genomic window:
- the LOC102463830 gene encoding uncharacterized protein LOC102463830 isoform X2, whose product MPGGAAKAEGAPLPQEPGGRRAAEADGSRNASSASTPSGDSSLPSALTLPPTPLAADPACPSLAAMDPSLGSPGALAFLPTKNEDRPQPEGASCDTAAGGSPTSLAALSECSQVLLETPPKVCTAPPDLLGVDMLDTRIVMGEETRCSSDERGAEQPGSRLEAKVPAAEAVSPVADAGEELSEEEEPIPESSLEDAGKRLAQVTPGESPCLKSRDNRQVCVYQPPRPLPWEPREPSLAPKEIALPQGETTAAVPSPSPLPAKDAHPELAEGESTQGKPALDPDLYFTAPSTPIKTVYSHLKHHPYAKDSLSEEQGELDSEGLGSPPTSPSGSYITAEGGSWASSGTSSTSPSCSPNLIAESETLEASAAYEEPLLEPELSEPALFPRHSGLAPEQMEEEGDVSLDSLGSGHTALAPEPAEEELDGQMTPEGERDSDIATSAARVPRTTELQASGELLPVPETDLPQPEEDSGDETEPRLSLLDGGLLKMDIFTLEQVGANLGAREAVKEPPESSLSSCSPTPLPGLQSESSSLSGTSCSSDAETPSSLQAEPTASSAELPPDFAEGPDNDQMIPATLLPFCGSLIFEAESLEITLFPQGESVENDLYGVEEDNTSASFQHSLSENSINEGVDESFAYQDDTSPSSDSASYDGEADVQLYSTERYAVVTPSAQEGEKPAAGDSEPGASCSGSESEMETSSDASDTDEEYAAFSELGGVPPTEAQVGLEPEGSVAPEDEPEGITEAEEQHPPARGEEMPKSEPLAEPPADGLSDAEESPESRSVSPPGRSWSPSLKPASATSPRGSFWRADSDGAGDSPGQSDPPSESSLGHRSSLSDTQEALEKGFPDAECLIACFDTDEEAEAFPGLEAAVAKAEPTSQATAEVCAMPWRGWEGMGTAIPLPWEQKPAPHALAEPPVGKGSDDAALEISARLKESEAHLLALLDQDGQDLEGKSEGPFEARLGADEASLEQPEVARADSEPVGECLIACFSSSEEELEEVSLDQVNNNEEQGELCVEASLGPQASLGGKDPEPNALLDTAGQMEPMLDKVLAPHPEPPLPPGETEPPSLDLHVMLDGSSTLCWQQDGEPASERESRGETSFSPAESSLLPQAAAVPLSAEPTGGQGAPSQEPAPADSRLPEPAQLRPQTETKDSHPRDPQLDQSRPGSTAPAEPSGATDQTLEMPGTSPQEKPQPAEAAEPAPEPEFGASPVAAAIETQPKAAAPAVSLGEPVETAVPEEGAREALRGEATEEARQASAWGREERSPRHPVLAPLRPLGDPLEMESPATPAWTRALPQAPQVCSVDANVPELRDDRGLVETAGSWEPEHAAGEEQDASALVSCSESGSLESAAVGRTDEVTGAQPGGQELPGGRGAQNQEAVEEGARPAQEVVATAEEEPAAPQARERLSHVLEEEARGAEATSEGGASCTEEVAQPEEDRPGTPLPQGKMAVELEESAEAAWAGDDLPGGAVLGGSWPPGPAALSPSPGFDSPAASAQEEPAEMASSRESSPEPPAASESFTSSSFAASAETLGEVLRLADPALEGFGREQAAPEQAESPRTRQEVGLKEAVPHPQYSHPSSASPASLVRGPSPEHSPAPRPPGQCLAVCLHYPSLHEAPRAARSERARRRAPLPAPGDQQPLFTASEAEIYVGQPPAEAGDRRPHGHLEAEGPDSMEPKAVAAEGPSASLGLREPSGALAETAAGLPAASHEQQQIAAMLQGSFGNLQASQLRAGPPCPTGSPLVTEAQSVLASLKERVWESSSGETTPDSWEASEAQEAEALPLPETPAHVLLSQGAQHAPGQAQESSREPGSPVPRPPSPDIRESVSPVPRPPSPDIRESVSPVPRPPSPDIRESVSPVPRPPSPDIRESVSPVLEDLDFADEDSGLHSEGPSEEEAAQPAKDEDESSRSPEEPAEPGISPGEAGVDGAEPEASCAGHLQSLPHREDQDDLPSQLPLGGSEGGRANEAPPTVEATSPLTPSSSPSPEPSAASLAEESPPPPESPPPPEPCSPPAAAPLAPGGPASPEVAVEEVPSPCSELLEVPPALSFPAPCSDEPVPGQKDTSGLPTPDTLSGTEDAWVENRPSLLLDSRKYLEALESAAPPAPCRDPFPGGPDARGRPPLPGNKDPRGRGSVSAEERRAHRGSIQSESSSSSESELPYRCPEIETLREAAGAALRDDRPRAGQRSWEVNHKGSCHDSESNDESLPELEEPDVSEPRAAQTQAQLTHSLGAGEETISKAKQSRSEKKARKAMSKLGLRQIHGVTRITIRKSKNILFVITKPDVFKSPASDIYIVFGEAKIEDLSQQVHKAAAEKFKVPMEHSPLITEAAPALAIKEESEEEEEVDETGLEVRDIELVMAQANVSRPKAVRALRHNNNDIVNAIMELTM is encoded by the exons atggctctCGGAACGCCTCCAGCGCGTCCACCCCCAGCGGTGACTCctcgctcccctcagccctgacccTGCCGCCGACCCCCCTGGCAGCCGACCCCGCCTGCCCAAGCCTCGCCGCCATGGACCCCTCTCTCGGCAGCCCGGGGGCCCTGGCCTTCCTGCCCACCAAGAACGAGGACCGGCCCCAGCCCGAAGGAGCCAGCTGCGACACGGCTGCCGGCGGCTCGCCCACCAGCCTGGCCGCGCTGAGCGAGTGCAGCCAGGTCCTGCTGGAAACGCCTCCCAAAGTCTGCACGGCCCCCCCAGACCTGCTGGGCGTGGATATGCTGGACACCAGGATCGTGATGGGGGAGGAGACCCGGTGCAGCAGCGACGAAAGGGGGGCGGAGCAGCCCGGCTCGCGGCTGGAGGCCAAGGTTCCTGCGGCGGAGGCGGTGAGCCCGGTGGCCGACGCCGGAGAGGAGTTGAGTGAGGAGGAAGAGCCGATCCCAGAGAGCAGCTTGGAGGATGCTGGGAAGCGCTTGGCCCAGGTCACGCCGGGCGAGTCTCCCTGCCTGAAGTCGAGAGACAACCGGCAAGTGTGCGTCTACCAGCCACCTCGGCCGCTGCCCTGGGAGCCCAGAGAGCCAAGCCTGGCGCCGAAGGAGATAGCGTTACCTCAGGGTGAAACCACGGCCGCTGTGCCTTCCCCATCTCCCCTGCCTGCCAAAGACGCCCACCCCGAGCTGGCTGAGGGGGAATCCACGCAGGGCAAGCCAGCCCTGGACCCGGACCTGTACTTCACAGCCCCCTCGACGCCCATCAAGACCGTCTATTCCCACCTCAAGCACCACCCTTACGCCAAGGACAGCCTGAGCGAGGAGCAGGGTGAGCTGGACAGCGAAGGGCTCGGCTCCCCGCCCACCTCGCCCTCCGGGTCCTACATCACGGCGGAGGGGGGTAGCTGGGCCTCCTCGGGCACCTCCAGCACCTCCCCGTCTTGTTCTCCCAACCTGATCGCTGAGTCGGAGACCCTGGAGGCCTCGGCGGCGTATGAGGAACCCCTGTTGGAGCCAGAACTTTCGGAGCCAGCTCTATTTCCCAGGCACTCCGGCCTGGCTCCTGAGcagatggaggaggaaggggacgtGTCTTTAGACTCCCTCGGCTCTGGACACACGGCTCTGGCTCCAGAGCCAGCCGAGGAGGAACTGGACGGCCAGATGACGCCGGAAGGAGAGCGGGACTCTGACATTGCTACCTCTGCTGCACGGGTCCCTCGCACCACAGAGCTCCAGGCTTCAGGAGAGCTGCTGCCCGTTCCGGAGacggacctgccccagccagaagaAGACTCTGGGGACGAAACGGAGCCGCGGCTCAGCCTCTTGGATGGGGGGCTCCTGAAGATGGACATCTTCACCTTGGAGCAAGTCGGGGCCAACCTGGGGGCCAGGGAGGCAGTGAAAGAGCCTCCGGAGTCCAGCCTGTcgtcctgctcccccacccccttgccggGCCTCCAGTCGGAGTCCAGCAGCCTGTCCGGGACGAGCTGCTCCTCGGATGCGGAGACGCCCAGCAGCCTGCAAGCGGAGCCCACCGCCTCCTCGGCCGAACTGCCCCCCGACTTTGCCGAGGGCCCGGACAACGACCAGATGATCCCGGCCACGCTGCTGCCCTTCTGCGGCAGCCTGATCTTCGAGGCCGAGTCGCTGGAGATCACGCTGTTCCCCCAGGGGGAGTCGGTGGAGAACGACCTCTACGGCGTGGAGGAAGACAACACCTCGGCCTCCTTCCAGCACTCCCTGTCGGAGAACTCCATCAACGAGGGTGTGGACGAGTCCTTTGCCTACCAGGACGACACCTCCCCGTCCTCCGACTCTGCCTCCTATGACGGCGAGGCGGACGTGCAGCTGTACAGCACCGAGCGATACGCCGTGGTGACCCCCTCGGCTCAGGAAGGGGAGAAACCTGCAGCGGGGGACTCGGAGCCGGGGGCCTCCTGCTCCGGCAGCGAGAGCGAGATGGAGACGTCGTCGGATGCCTCGGACACGGATGAGGAATATGCGGCTTTCTCAGAGCTGGGCGGGGTCCCGCCCACGGAGGCACAAGTCGGACTAGAGCCAGAGGGGAGTGTGGCTCCCGAGGATGAGCCGGAAGGAATCACGGAGGCAGAAGAGCAGCATCCGCCCGCCCGAGGGGAGGAGATGCCGAAATCCGAGCCTCTCGCCGAGCCGCCGGCGGACGGGCTCAGTGATGCTGAAGAGAGCCCAGAGAGCCGGAGCGTTTCGCCCCCAGGCCGCAGCTGGAGTCCCTCCCTGAAACCAGCCAGCGCCACGTCTCCCAGGGGGTCTTTCTGGAGAGCTGACTCTGATGGGGCAGGCGACTCGCCAGGGCAGAGCGACCCCCCTTCGGAGAGCTCCCTCGGGCACCGGTCCTCGCTGTCAGACACACAGGAGGCCCTGGAGAAGGGGTTCCCCGATGCGGAGTGCCTGATCGCCTGCTTCGATACGGACGAGGAGGCTGAGGCCTTCCCTGGACTGGAGGCGGCCGTGGCGAAGGCAGAGCCCACGAGCCAGGCAACGGCCGAGGTGTGCGCAATGCCCTGgagaggctgggaggggatgggaaCCGCAATCCCCTTGCCCTGGGAGCAGAAGCCGGCTCCCCACGCGCTAGCGGAGCCTCCCGTGGGGAAAGGCAGCGATGATGCCGCGCTCGAGATCAGCGCCAGGCTGAAGGAGTCGGAAGCCCATCTCCTGGCCCTGCTAGACCAGGACGGCCAGGACCTGGAAGGGAAGAGCGAGGGTCCCTTTGAGGCCCGGCTGGGGGCCGATGaagccagcctggagcagccagaAGTGGCCCGAGCCGACAGCGAGCCAGTAGGGGAGTGCCTGAtcgcctgcttctcctcctccgagGAAGAGCTGGAGGAGGTATCCCTCGACCAAGTCAACAATAATGAGGAACAAGGGGAGCTGTGTGTGGAAGCCAGCCTAGGTCCCCAGGCCTCTCTGGGAGGAAAGGACCCAGAGCCAAATGCACTCCTGGACACAGCTGGCCAGATGGAGCCCATGCTGGACAAGGTGCTGGCTCCAcacccagagccccccctccctcctggggagACAGAGCCCCCAAGCCTGGACCTCCACGTGATGCTGGATGGGAGCAGCACGCTCTGCTGGCAGCAGGACGGGGAGCCGGCGTCTGAGCGCGAGAGCCGTGGGGAGACGTCCTTCAGCCCAGCGGAGTCCTCGCTGCTCCCCCAGGCGGCTGCCGTGCCGCTGAGCGCAGAACcaacgggggggcagggagccccgagCCAGGAGCCAGCCCCAGCGGACAGCCGCCTCCCTGAGCCAGCGCAGCTGCGCCCCCAGACCGAGACCAAAGATTCCCACCCAAGAGACCCTCAACTGGACCAGAGCAGGCCCGGCAGCACGGCGCCGGCAGAGCCAAGTGGCGCCACTGACCAGACCCTCGAGATGCCGGGGACGAGCCCCCAAGAGAAGCCACAACCGGCCGAGGCCGCAGAACCGGCCCCGGAACCCGAGTTTGGGGCCTCGCCCGTCGCTGCGGCGATTGAGACCCAGCCgaaggcagctgctccagctgtgagcctgggggagcCTGTGGAAACGGCAGTGCCTGAAGAGGGAGCCAGGGAGGCCCTGCGAGGCGAAGCCACTGAGGAAGCCAGGCAGGCGtctgcatggggcagggaggaacgCAGCCCCAGGCATCCTGTCTTGGCTCCGCTTCGGCCCCTCGGAGACCCACTGGAGATGGAGTCTCCCGCCACGCCGGCCTGGACAcgagccctgccccaggccccgcaggTCTGCAGCGTGGATGCCAACGTGCCTGAGCTGAGGGACGACAGGGGGCTCGTAGAAAccgctggctcctgggagcccgaACATGCGGCTGGAGAGGAGCAAGACGCCTCCGCCCTGGTGAGCTGCAGCGAGAGCGGGTCCCTGGAGAGCGCCGCGGTAGGACGCACGGACGAGGTGACTGGAGCCCAACCCGGTGGCCAAGAGctgcctggtgggaggggggcccagaaccaAGAGGCTGTGGAGGAAGGCGCCCGGCCCGCTCAGGAAGTGGTGGCAACTGCGGAAGAGGAACCAGCTGCCCCGCAGGCCCGCGAGCGTCTCAGCCACGTGCTGGAGGAGGAAGCGCGGGGCGCTGAGGCCACGTCGGAAGGAGGAGCCAGCTGCACCGAAGAGGTGGCTCAGCCCGAGGAGGATCGGCCAggaactcccctgccccagggcaagaTGGCCGTGGAGCTGGAGGAGAGCGCGGAGGCCGCTTGGGCCGGCGATGACCTGCCCGGGGGCGCTGTCCTGGGAGGAAGCTGGCCgccaggccctgcagcactcAGTCCTTCGCCTGGTTTTGACAGCCCTGCGGCCTCTGCGCAGGAGGAACCCGCCGAGATGGCTTCCTCCAGAGAGTCCTCTCCAGAGCCACCGGCCGCCTCCGAGTCCTTCACTTCCAGCAGCTTCGCAGCCTCTGCGGAGACCCTGGGAGAGGTCCTCAGGCTGGCTGATCCCGCCCTGGAGGGTTTCGGAAGGGAGCAGGCTGCTCCTGAGCAGGCAGAGAGCCCGCGGACCCGGCAGGAAGTGGGCCTGAAGGAGGCAGTCCCGCACCCGCAATATTCCCACCCCAGCAGCGCCTCTCCAGCGTCGCTTGTGCGGGGCCCTTCCCCTGAGCACAGCCCGGCCCCCAGGCCCCCTGGGCAGTGCCTGGCTGTGTGTTTGCACTATCCGTCCCTCCACGAAGCGCCACGTGCCGCTCGCTCGGAGCGAGCCAGGCGAAGAGCCCCCCTGCCGGCGCCCGGCGACCAGCAGCCGCTCTTCACTGCGTCCGAGGCGGAGATCTACGTGGGCCAGCCCCCTGCGGAGGCTGGGGATCGCCGTCCCCATGGCCACCTGGAAGCAGAGGGCCCTGACTCCATGGAACCCAAAGCTGTGGCTGCAGAAGGCCCGTCGGCCAGCCTGGGACTGCGTGAGCCATCTGGTGCCTTGGCGGAGACAGCGGCCGGCCTGCCAGCAGCCTCCCACGAGCAGCAGCAAATCGCCGCCATGTTACAAGGCTCCTTCGGGAACCTCCAGGCCTCCCAGCTCCGAGCGGGGCCTCCGTGTCCCACGGGCAGCCCGCTGGTGACCGAAGCACAAAGTGTCCTTGCCAGCCTCAAGGAGCGAGTCTGGGAGAGCTCCTCCGGAGAGACCACCCCCGACTCCTGGGAGGCCAGCGAAGCACAAGAGGCAGAAGCGCTGCCTCTCCCGGAAACGCCCGCTCAcgtgctgctcagccagggcgCTCAGCACGCGCCGGGACAAGCACAAGAGAGCAGCCGGGAGCCGGGCAGCCCTGTGCCACGGCCTCCCTCCCCGGACATCCGCGAGTCCGTGAGCCCTGTGCCACGGCCTCCCTCCCCGGACATCCGCGAGTCCGTGAGCCCTGTGCCACGGCCTCCCTCCCCGGACATCCGCGAGTCCGTGAGCCCTGTGCCACGGCCTCCCTCCCCGGACATCCGCGAGTCCGTGAGCCCTGTGCTGGAGGACCTGGATTTTGCAGATGAAGACTCAGGCTTGCACAGCGAAGGGCCCTCGGAGGAAGAGGCAGCCCAGCCTGCCAAAGATGAGGATGAGAGCTCTCGGAGCCcggaggagcctgcagagccgggGATTTCCCCTGGGGAGGCAGGTGTAGATGGTGCCGAGCCGGAGGCCAGCTGCGCAGGACACCTGCAGAGTCTGCCACATCGAGAAGACCAGGACGATCTGCCAAGCCAGCTCCCGCTGGGAGGTAGTGAAGGCGGCAGAGCGAATGAGGCTCCGCCAACCGTAGAAGCAACCAGTCCGTTGACGCCGAGTTCCTCTCCTTCTCCTGAGCCCTCGGCAGCATCCCTGGCCGAGGAGTCTCCGCCGCCTCCCGAGTCTCCGCCGCCACCAGAGCCTTGCTCCCCCCCTGCAGCCGCTCCTCTTGCGCCAGGCGGGCCTGCCTCTCCCGAAGTCGCGGTGGAGGAGGTGCCTTCTCCTTGCTCTGAACTCCTAGAAGTGCCTCCTGCTTTATCCTTCCCAGCACCTTGCTCAGACGAGCCTGTCCCAGGCCAAAAAGACACCTCAGGGCTGCCCACGCCTGACACGCTCTCCGGCACAGAGGACGCTTGGGTTGAGAACCGGCCGTCTCTCCTGCTGGATTCCAGGAAGTACTTAGAAG ctctggAGAGcgccgcccccccggccccctgccgaGACCCCTTCCCCGGCGGCCCAGACGCCCGCGGGAGACCCCCGCTCCCCGGAAACAAAGACCCCCGAGGGCGGGGCTCCGTGTCGGCAGAAGAGAGGCGCGCTCACCGCGGCTCCATCCAGTCGGAGTCCAGCTCCTCCAGCGAGAGCGAGCTGCCCTACCGCTGCCCGGAGATCGAGACCCTGCGGGAGGCGGCCGGCGCGGCGCTGCGGGACGACCGGCCACGGGCGGGCCAGAGGAGCTGGGAAGTGAACCATAAAG